In one window of Branchiostoma lanceolatum isolate klBraLanc5 chromosome 15, klBraLanc5.hap2, whole genome shotgun sequence DNA:
- the LOC136420894 gene encoding armadillo repeat-containing protein 8-like isoform X1: MMLMDTSDMICDTYPGDMVGREYMENLYGEDMDRVLHSVVKLKNAVIGNNKQKFHMMSLGVVARLLEFIQNERAAVGLRTESAIVLGSLAKGSQANVKRLVDSGVVPILLQCLNNSNLKFVEGCLRCLRSIFTSQAAPVDLLYTDPGVVPHMLDIVSQSPTTQECICSILAQCCKTSEHQGLLYSNGVIESLAPLLASKMYKVCSHRLWVQMPALRVFCVITYMNQIVSSAVASASVSERSLPDLLVELCLRDKSVEMQMSSAKCLTYMCRANALSSQDSKIVYKALPTLIRMCKKDRSLEERVEGAETLAYLIEVDLELQRIASYSDHLIPTLSEFLRYPSTQTTVMDLKRLDYDMKHSHELKAAALMAFASLGANDEDIRKKIIETENLMDHVVCGLSDPVVRVRLAAVRCLHSLSRSVQQLRTSFQDHAVWKPLMKLLQNADDDMLTVASSTLCNLLLEFSPSKEPMLESGAVDLLCDLTKRDDPALRLNGIWALMNMAFQVETKNMAFQAEQKVKSQILAALGTDQLFKLLSDPDVNVLMKTLGLLRNLLSNKPSFFPQHIDHIMGMHGQQIMQAIVLILEGEHTIEVKEQTLCILANISDGTTAKDFIMANDDVLKKITNYMIHANVRLQIAATFCISNLVWNEEEGALERQMKLRDMGVQKLLQQLLSSSDTVLFDKVKTALQQFT, encoded by the exons ATGATGCTCATGGACACCAGTGATATGATCTGCGACACGTATCCG GGTGATATGGTCGGCCGAGAATACATGGAGAACCTGTATGGAGAGGACATGGACAGAGTTCTCCACTCTGTggt GAAACTGAAGAATGCAGTTATAGGAAACAACAAGCAGAAATTTCACATGATGTCACTGGGTGTTGTGGCCAG ACTTCTGGAGTTCATACAGAATGAAAGAGCAGCGGTTGGTTTGAGGACAGAGTCAGCCATAGTCCTGGGGAGCCTGGCTAAAGGATCACAGGCAAACGTGAAGAGACTAGTAGACAGTGGAGTGGTGCCTATTCTGCTGCAAT GTTTGAATAACTCCAACCTGAAGTTTGTGGAAGGCTGTCTGAGATGTCTGAGGTCCATCTTCACCAGTCAGGCCGCTCCTGTGGACCTACTGTACACT GACCCAGGAGTTGTACCCCACATGTTGGACATCGTGTCACAGTCCCCAACAACACAGGAGTGCATCTGCAGTATCCTGGCTCAGTGTTGCAAG ACCTCTGAACACCAAGGCCTTCTGTACAGCAATGGAGTCATTGAGTCCCTGGCACCTCTTCTGGCCTCGAAAATGTACAAGGTGTGTTCTCATAGATTATGG GTCCAGATGCCAGCGCTCCGTGTGTTCTGCGTCATCACCTACATGAACCAGATCGTGTCGTCTGCCGTGGCGTCGGCCAGCGTGTCGGAGCGCTCCCTACCGGACCTGCTGGTGGAGCTGTGCCTACGCGACAAGAGTGTGGAGATGCAGATGAGCTCGGCCAAATGTCTGACGTACATGTGTCGCGCCAACGCTCTGTCCAGCCAGGACTCCAAAATTGTGTACAAG GCCCTCCCCACACTGATCCGCATGTGTAAGAAGGACCGTTCGCTGGAGGAGAGAGTCGAGGGTGCAGAGACGTTGGCGTACCTGATCGAGGTGGATCTGGAACTGCAGCGGATCGCGAGCTACTCCGATCACCTGATCCCGACTCTGTCCGAGTTCCTGAGATATCCCTCCACACAAACCACTGTCATGGATCTCAAGCGG CTGGACTATGACATGAAGCACTCCCATGAGCTGAAGGCCGCAGCACTCATGGCATTCGCCTCACTGGGAGCCAACGATGAGGATATCAGGAAGAAG ATAATCGAGACAGAGAATCTGATGGACCATGTTGTGTGTGGACTGTCAGACCCAGTAGTTAGAGTCAGACTGGCAGCAGTCAG ATGTCTCCACAGTTTGTCCAGATCGGTTCAGCAGCTGAGAACGAGTTTCCAGGACCACGCTGTGTGGAAACCACTCATGAAA CTCTTACAGAATGCTGATGACGACATGTTGACAGTGGCCTCCTCAACCCTGTGCAACCTACTGTTGGAGTTTTCTCCTAGCAAAGAG CCTATGCTGGAATCCGGAGCTGTGGATCTGCTGTGTGATCTGACCAAGAGAGATGATCCGGCTCTTCGACTGAATGGGATCTGGGCGCTCATG AACATGGCATTTCAAGTGGAAACCAAG AATATGGCCTTCCAGGCGGAGCAGAAGGTGAAGAGTCAGATCCTGGCGGCACTGGGGACCGATCAGCTGTTCAAACTGCTGTCTGATCCTGATGTCAATGTCCTGATGAAAACACTCGGACTCCTGAGGAACCTTCTGTCCAACAAACCT AGTTTTTTTCCCCAGCACATTGACCACATCATGGGGATGCATGGACAACAGATCATGCAGGCCATCGTACTGATACTGGAGGGAGAACACACCATAGAAGTCAAGGAACag ACTCTGTGCATCTTAGCCAACATCTCAGACGGCACAACGGCCAAGGATTTTATCATGGCGAACGATGACGTCCTGAAAAAGATCACCAACTACATGATCCACGCTAACGTACGACTTCAGATCGCCGCTACCTTCTGTATCTCCAACCTAGTCTGGAACGAGGAAGAAG GAGCCTTGGAGCGTCAGATGAAGCTACGAGACATGGGGGTACAGAAACTGTTGCAACAGCTGCTGAGTTCCAGTGATACTGTACTGTTTGACAA GGTGAAGACAGCCTTGCAGCAGTTCACTTGA
- the LOC136420894 gene encoding armadillo repeat-containing protein 8-like isoform X4 has product MMLMDTSDMICDTYPGDMVGREYMENLYGEDMDRVLHSVVKLKNAVIGNNKQKFHMMSLGVVARLLEFIQNERAAVGLRTESAIVLGSLAKGSQANVKRLVDSGVVPILLQCLNNSNLKFVEGCLRCLRSIFTSQAAPVDLLYTDPGVVPHMLDIVSQSPTTQECICSILAQCCKTSEHQGLLYSNGVIESLAPLLASKMYKVCSHRLWVQMPALRVFCVITYMNQIVSSAVASASVSERSLPDLLVELCLRDKSVEMQMSSAKCLTYMCRANALSSQDSKIVYKALPTLIRMCKKDRSLEERVEGAETLAYLIEVDLELQRIASYSDHLIPTLSEFLRYPSTQTTVMDLKRLDYDMKHSHELKAAALMAFASLGANDEDIRKKIIETENLMDHVVCGLSDPVVRVRLAAVRCLHSLSRSVQQLRTSFQDHAVWKPLMKLLQNADDDMLTVASSTLCNLLLEFSPSKEPMLESGAVDLLCDLTKRDDPALRLNGIWALMNMAFQAEQKVKSQILAALGTDQLFKLLSDPDVNVLMKTLGLLRNLLSNKPSFFPQHIDHIMGMHGQQIMQAIVLILEGEHTIEVKEQTLCILANISDGTTAKDFIMANDDVLKKITNYMIHANVRLQIAATFCISNLVWNEEEGALERQMKLRDMGVQKLLQQLLSSSDTVLFDKVKTALQQFT; this is encoded by the exons ATGATGCTCATGGACACCAGTGATATGATCTGCGACACGTATCCG GGTGATATGGTCGGCCGAGAATACATGGAGAACCTGTATGGAGAGGACATGGACAGAGTTCTCCACTCTGTggt GAAACTGAAGAATGCAGTTATAGGAAACAACAAGCAGAAATTTCACATGATGTCACTGGGTGTTGTGGCCAG ACTTCTGGAGTTCATACAGAATGAAAGAGCAGCGGTTGGTTTGAGGACAGAGTCAGCCATAGTCCTGGGGAGCCTGGCTAAAGGATCACAGGCAAACGTGAAGAGACTAGTAGACAGTGGAGTGGTGCCTATTCTGCTGCAAT GTTTGAATAACTCCAACCTGAAGTTTGTGGAAGGCTGTCTGAGATGTCTGAGGTCCATCTTCACCAGTCAGGCCGCTCCTGTGGACCTACTGTACACT GACCCAGGAGTTGTACCCCACATGTTGGACATCGTGTCACAGTCCCCAACAACACAGGAGTGCATCTGCAGTATCCTGGCTCAGTGTTGCAAG ACCTCTGAACACCAAGGCCTTCTGTACAGCAATGGAGTCATTGAGTCCCTGGCACCTCTTCTGGCCTCGAAAATGTACAAGGTGTGTTCTCATAGATTATGG GTCCAGATGCCAGCGCTCCGTGTGTTCTGCGTCATCACCTACATGAACCAGATCGTGTCGTCTGCCGTGGCGTCGGCCAGCGTGTCGGAGCGCTCCCTACCGGACCTGCTGGTGGAGCTGTGCCTACGCGACAAGAGTGTGGAGATGCAGATGAGCTCGGCCAAATGTCTGACGTACATGTGTCGCGCCAACGCTCTGTCCAGCCAGGACTCCAAAATTGTGTACAAG GCCCTCCCCACACTGATCCGCATGTGTAAGAAGGACCGTTCGCTGGAGGAGAGAGTCGAGGGTGCAGAGACGTTGGCGTACCTGATCGAGGTGGATCTGGAACTGCAGCGGATCGCGAGCTACTCCGATCACCTGATCCCGACTCTGTCCGAGTTCCTGAGATATCCCTCCACACAAACCACTGTCATGGATCTCAAGCGG CTGGACTATGACATGAAGCACTCCCATGAGCTGAAGGCCGCAGCACTCATGGCATTCGCCTCACTGGGAGCCAACGATGAGGATATCAGGAAGAAG ATAATCGAGACAGAGAATCTGATGGACCATGTTGTGTGTGGACTGTCAGACCCAGTAGTTAGAGTCAGACTGGCAGCAGTCAG ATGTCTCCACAGTTTGTCCAGATCGGTTCAGCAGCTGAGAACGAGTTTCCAGGACCACGCTGTGTGGAAACCACTCATGAAA CTCTTACAGAATGCTGATGACGACATGTTGACAGTGGCCTCCTCAACCCTGTGCAACCTACTGTTGGAGTTTTCTCCTAGCAAAGAG CCTATGCTGGAATCCGGAGCTGTGGATCTGCTGTGTGATCTGACCAAGAGAGATGATCCGGCTCTTCGACTGAATGGGATCTGGGCGCTCATG AATATGGCCTTCCAGGCGGAGCAGAAGGTGAAGAGTCAGATCCTGGCGGCACTGGGGACCGATCAGCTGTTCAAACTGCTGTCTGATCCTGATGTCAATGTCCTGATGAAAACACTCGGACTCCTGAGGAACCTTCTGTCCAACAAACCT AGTTTTTTTCCCCAGCACATTGACCACATCATGGGGATGCATGGACAACAGATCATGCAGGCCATCGTACTGATACTGGAGGGAGAACACACCATAGAAGTCAAGGAACag ACTCTGTGCATCTTAGCCAACATCTCAGACGGCACAACGGCCAAGGATTTTATCATGGCGAACGATGACGTCCTGAAAAAGATCACCAACTACATGATCCACGCTAACGTACGACTTCAGATCGCCGCTACCTTCTGTATCTCCAACCTAGTCTGGAACGAGGAAGAAG GAGCCTTGGAGCGTCAGATGAAGCTACGAGACATGGGGGTACAGAAACTGTTGCAACAGCTGCTGAGTTCCAGTGATACTGTACTGTTTGACAA GGTGAAGACAGCCTTGCAGCAGTTCACTTGA
- the LOC136420894 gene encoding armadillo repeat-containing protein 8-like isoform X3, with product MMLMDTSDMICDTYPGDMVGREYMENLYGEDMDRVLHSVVKLKNAVIGNNKQKFHMMSLGVVARLLEFIQNERAAVGLRTESAIVLGSLAKGSQANVKRLVDSGVVPILLQCLNNSNLKFVEGCLRCLRSIFTSQAAPVDLLYTDPGVVPHMLDIVSQSPTTQECICSILAQCCKTSEHQGLLYSNGVIESLAPLLASKMYKVQMPALRVFCVITYMNQIVSSAVASASVSERSLPDLLVELCLRDKSVEMQMSSAKCLTYMCRANALSSQDSKIVYKALPTLIRMCKKDRSLEERVEGAETLAYLIEVDLELQRIASYSDHLIPTLSEFLRYPSTQTTVMDLKRLDYDMKHSHELKAAALMAFASLGANDEDIRKKIIETENLMDHVVCGLSDPVVRVRLAAVRCLHSLSRSVQQLRTSFQDHAVWKPLMKLLQNADDDMLTVASSTLCNLLLEFSPSKEPMLESGAVDLLCDLTKRDDPALRLNGIWALMNMAFQVETKNMAFQAEQKVKSQILAALGTDQLFKLLSDPDVNVLMKTLGLLRNLLSNKPSFFPQHIDHIMGMHGQQIMQAIVLILEGEHTIEVKEQTLCILANISDGTTAKDFIMANDDVLKKITNYMIHANVRLQIAATFCISNLVWNEEEGALERQMKLRDMGVQKLLQQLLSSSDTVLFDKVKTALQQFT from the exons ATGATGCTCATGGACACCAGTGATATGATCTGCGACACGTATCCG GGTGATATGGTCGGCCGAGAATACATGGAGAACCTGTATGGAGAGGACATGGACAGAGTTCTCCACTCTGTggt GAAACTGAAGAATGCAGTTATAGGAAACAACAAGCAGAAATTTCACATGATGTCACTGGGTGTTGTGGCCAG ACTTCTGGAGTTCATACAGAATGAAAGAGCAGCGGTTGGTTTGAGGACAGAGTCAGCCATAGTCCTGGGGAGCCTGGCTAAAGGATCACAGGCAAACGTGAAGAGACTAGTAGACAGTGGAGTGGTGCCTATTCTGCTGCAAT GTTTGAATAACTCCAACCTGAAGTTTGTGGAAGGCTGTCTGAGATGTCTGAGGTCCATCTTCACCAGTCAGGCCGCTCCTGTGGACCTACTGTACACT GACCCAGGAGTTGTACCCCACATGTTGGACATCGTGTCACAGTCCCCAACAACACAGGAGTGCATCTGCAGTATCCTGGCTCAGTGTTGCAAG ACCTCTGAACACCAAGGCCTTCTGTACAGCAATGGAGTCATTGAGTCCCTGGCACCTCTTCTGGCCTCGAAAATGTACAAG GTCCAGATGCCAGCGCTCCGTGTGTTCTGCGTCATCACCTACATGAACCAGATCGTGTCGTCTGCCGTGGCGTCGGCCAGCGTGTCGGAGCGCTCCCTACCGGACCTGCTGGTGGAGCTGTGCCTACGCGACAAGAGTGTGGAGATGCAGATGAGCTCGGCCAAATGTCTGACGTACATGTGTCGCGCCAACGCTCTGTCCAGCCAGGACTCCAAAATTGTGTACAAG GCCCTCCCCACACTGATCCGCATGTGTAAGAAGGACCGTTCGCTGGAGGAGAGAGTCGAGGGTGCAGAGACGTTGGCGTACCTGATCGAGGTGGATCTGGAACTGCAGCGGATCGCGAGCTACTCCGATCACCTGATCCCGACTCTGTCCGAGTTCCTGAGATATCCCTCCACACAAACCACTGTCATGGATCTCAAGCGG CTGGACTATGACATGAAGCACTCCCATGAGCTGAAGGCCGCAGCACTCATGGCATTCGCCTCACTGGGAGCCAACGATGAGGATATCAGGAAGAAG ATAATCGAGACAGAGAATCTGATGGACCATGTTGTGTGTGGACTGTCAGACCCAGTAGTTAGAGTCAGACTGGCAGCAGTCAG ATGTCTCCACAGTTTGTCCAGATCGGTTCAGCAGCTGAGAACGAGTTTCCAGGACCACGCTGTGTGGAAACCACTCATGAAA CTCTTACAGAATGCTGATGACGACATGTTGACAGTGGCCTCCTCAACCCTGTGCAACCTACTGTTGGAGTTTTCTCCTAGCAAAGAG CCTATGCTGGAATCCGGAGCTGTGGATCTGCTGTGTGATCTGACCAAGAGAGATGATCCGGCTCTTCGACTGAATGGGATCTGGGCGCTCATG AACATGGCATTTCAAGTGGAAACCAAG AATATGGCCTTCCAGGCGGAGCAGAAGGTGAAGAGTCAGATCCTGGCGGCACTGGGGACCGATCAGCTGTTCAAACTGCTGTCTGATCCTGATGTCAATGTCCTGATGAAAACACTCGGACTCCTGAGGAACCTTCTGTCCAACAAACCT AGTTTTTTTCCCCAGCACATTGACCACATCATGGGGATGCATGGACAACAGATCATGCAGGCCATCGTACTGATACTGGAGGGAGAACACACCATAGAAGTCAAGGAACag ACTCTGTGCATCTTAGCCAACATCTCAGACGGCACAACGGCCAAGGATTTTATCATGGCGAACGATGACGTCCTGAAAAAGATCACCAACTACATGATCCACGCTAACGTACGACTTCAGATCGCCGCTACCTTCTGTATCTCCAACCTAGTCTGGAACGAGGAAGAAG GAGCCTTGGAGCGTCAGATGAAGCTACGAGACATGGGGGTACAGAAACTGTTGCAACAGCTGCTGAGTTCCAGTGATACTGTACTGTTTGACAA GGTGAAGACAGCCTTGCAGCAGTTCACTTGA
- the LOC136420894 gene encoding armadillo repeat-containing protein 8-like isoform X6: MMLMDTSDMICDTYPGDMVGREYMENLYGEDMDRVLHSVVKLKNAVIGNNKQKFHMMSLGVVARLLEFIQNERAAVGLRTESAIVLGSLAKGSQANVKRLVDSGVVPILLQCLNNSNLKFVEGCLRCLRSIFTSQAAPVDLLYTDPGVVPHMLDIVSQSPTTQECICSILAQCCKTSEHQGLLYSNGVIESLAPLLASKMYKVQMPALRVFCVITYMNQIVSSAVASASVSERSLPDLLVELCLRDKSVEMQMSSAKCLTYMCRANALSSQDSKIVYKALPTLIRMCKKDRSLEERVEGAETLAYLIEVDLELQRIASYSDHLIPTLSEFLRYPSTQTTVMDLKRLDYDMKHSHELKAAALMAFASLGANDEDIRKKIIETENLMDHVVCGLSDPVVRVRLAAVRCLHSLSRSVQQLRTSFQDHAVWKPLMKLLQNADDDMLTVASSTLCNLLLEFSPSKEPMLESGAVDLLCDLTKRDDPALRLNGIWALMNMAFQAEQKVKSQILAALGTDQLFKLLSDPDVNVLMKTLGLLRNLLSNKPHIDHIMGMHGQQIMQAIVLILEGEHTIEVKEQTLCILANISDGTTAKDFIMANDDVLKKITNYMIHANVRLQIAATFCISNLVWNEEEGALERQMKLRDMGVQKLLQQLLSSSDTVLFDKVKTALQQFT; encoded by the exons ATGATGCTCATGGACACCAGTGATATGATCTGCGACACGTATCCG GGTGATATGGTCGGCCGAGAATACATGGAGAACCTGTATGGAGAGGACATGGACAGAGTTCTCCACTCTGTggt GAAACTGAAGAATGCAGTTATAGGAAACAACAAGCAGAAATTTCACATGATGTCACTGGGTGTTGTGGCCAG ACTTCTGGAGTTCATACAGAATGAAAGAGCAGCGGTTGGTTTGAGGACAGAGTCAGCCATAGTCCTGGGGAGCCTGGCTAAAGGATCACAGGCAAACGTGAAGAGACTAGTAGACAGTGGAGTGGTGCCTATTCTGCTGCAAT GTTTGAATAACTCCAACCTGAAGTTTGTGGAAGGCTGTCTGAGATGTCTGAGGTCCATCTTCACCAGTCAGGCCGCTCCTGTGGACCTACTGTACACT GACCCAGGAGTTGTACCCCACATGTTGGACATCGTGTCACAGTCCCCAACAACACAGGAGTGCATCTGCAGTATCCTGGCTCAGTGTTGCAAG ACCTCTGAACACCAAGGCCTTCTGTACAGCAATGGAGTCATTGAGTCCCTGGCACCTCTTCTGGCCTCGAAAATGTACAAG GTCCAGATGCCAGCGCTCCGTGTGTTCTGCGTCATCACCTACATGAACCAGATCGTGTCGTCTGCCGTGGCGTCGGCCAGCGTGTCGGAGCGCTCCCTACCGGACCTGCTGGTGGAGCTGTGCCTACGCGACAAGAGTGTGGAGATGCAGATGAGCTCGGCCAAATGTCTGACGTACATGTGTCGCGCCAACGCTCTGTCCAGCCAGGACTCCAAAATTGTGTACAAG GCCCTCCCCACACTGATCCGCATGTGTAAGAAGGACCGTTCGCTGGAGGAGAGAGTCGAGGGTGCAGAGACGTTGGCGTACCTGATCGAGGTGGATCTGGAACTGCAGCGGATCGCGAGCTACTCCGATCACCTGATCCCGACTCTGTCCGAGTTCCTGAGATATCCCTCCACACAAACCACTGTCATGGATCTCAAGCGG CTGGACTATGACATGAAGCACTCCCATGAGCTGAAGGCCGCAGCACTCATGGCATTCGCCTCACTGGGAGCCAACGATGAGGATATCAGGAAGAAG ATAATCGAGACAGAGAATCTGATGGACCATGTTGTGTGTGGACTGTCAGACCCAGTAGTTAGAGTCAGACTGGCAGCAGTCAG ATGTCTCCACAGTTTGTCCAGATCGGTTCAGCAGCTGAGAACGAGTTTCCAGGACCACGCTGTGTGGAAACCACTCATGAAA CTCTTACAGAATGCTGATGACGACATGTTGACAGTGGCCTCCTCAACCCTGTGCAACCTACTGTTGGAGTTTTCTCCTAGCAAAGAG CCTATGCTGGAATCCGGAGCTGTGGATCTGCTGTGTGATCTGACCAAGAGAGATGATCCGGCTCTTCGACTGAATGGGATCTGGGCGCTCATG AATATGGCCTTCCAGGCGGAGCAGAAGGTGAAGAGTCAGATCCTGGCGGCACTGGGGACCGATCAGCTGTTCAAACTGCTGTCTGATCCTGATGTCAATGTCCTGATGAAAACACTCGGACTCCTGAGGAACCTTCTGTCCAACAAACCT CACATTGACCACATCATGGGGATGCATGGACAACAGATCATGCAGGCCATCGTACTGATACTGGAGGGAGAACACACCATAGAAGTCAAGGAACag ACTCTGTGCATCTTAGCCAACATCTCAGACGGCACAACGGCCAAGGATTTTATCATGGCGAACGATGACGTCCTGAAAAAGATCACCAACTACATGATCCACGCTAACGTACGACTTCAGATCGCCGCTACCTTCTGTATCTCCAACCTAGTCTGGAACGAGGAAGAAG GAGCCTTGGAGCGTCAGATGAAGCTACGAGACATGGGGGTACAGAAACTGTTGCAACAGCTGCTGAGTTCCAGTGATACTGTACTGTTTGACAA GGTGAAGACAGCCTTGCAGCAGTTCACTTGA
- the LOC136420894 gene encoding armadillo repeat-containing protein 8-like isoform X5, with product MMLMDTSDMICDTYPGDMVGREYMENLYGEDMDRVLHSVVKLKNAVIGNNKQKFHMMSLGVVARLLEFIQNERAAVGLRTESAIVLGSLAKGSQANVKRLVDSGVVPILLQCLNNSNLKFVEGCLRCLRSIFTSQAAPVDLLYTDPGVVPHMLDIVSQSPTTQECICSILAQCCKTSEHQGLLYSNGVIESLAPLLASKMYKVCSHRLWVQMPALRVFCVITYMNQIVSSAVASASVSERSLPDLLVELCLRDKSVEMQMSSAKCLTYMCRANALSSQDSKIVYKALPTLIRMCKKDRSLEERVEGAETLAYLIEVDLELQRIASYSDHLIPTLSEFLRYPSTQTTVMDLKRLDYDMKHSHELKAAALMAFASLGANDEDIRKKIIETENLMDHVVCGLSDPVVRVRLAAVRCLHSLSRSVQQLRTSFQDHAVWKPLMKLLQNADDDMLTVASSTLCNLLLEFSPSKEPMLESGAVDLLCDLTKRDDPALRLNGIWALMNMAFQAEQKVKSQILAALGTDQLFKLLSDPDVNVLMKTLGLLRNLLSNKPHIDHIMGMHGQQIMQAIVLILEGEHTIEVKEQTLCILANISDGTTAKDFIMANDDVLKKITNYMIHANVRLQIAATFCISNLVWNEEEGALERQMKLRDMGVQKLLQQLLSSSDTVLFDKVKTALQQFT from the exons ATGATGCTCATGGACACCAGTGATATGATCTGCGACACGTATCCG GGTGATATGGTCGGCCGAGAATACATGGAGAACCTGTATGGAGAGGACATGGACAGAGTTCTCCACTCTGTggt GAAACTGAAGAATGCAGTTATAGGAAACAACAAGCAGAAATTTCACATGATGTCACTGGGTGTTGTGGCCAG ACTTCTGGAGTTCATACAGAATGAAAGAGCAGCGGTTGGTTTGAGGACAGAGTCAGCCATAGTCCTGGGGAGCCTGGCTAAAGGATCACAGGCAAACGTGAAGAGACTAGTAGACAGTGGAGTGGTGCCTATTCTGCTGCAAT GTTTGAATAACTCCAACCTGAAGTTTGTGGAAGGCTGTCTGAGATGTCTGAGGTCCATCTTCACCAGTCAGGCCGCTCCTGTGGACCTACTGTACACT GACCCAGGAGTTGTACCCCACATGTTGGACATCGTGTCACAGTCCCCAACAACACAGGAGTGCATCTGCAGTATCCTGGCTCAGTGTTGCAAG ACCTCTGAACACCAAGGCCTTCTGTACAGCAATGGAGTCATTGAGTCCCTGGCACCTCTTCTGGCCTCGAAAATGTACAAGGTGTGTTCTCATAGATTATGG GTCCAGATGCCAGCGCTCCGTGTGTTCTGCGTCATCACCTACATGAACCAGATCGTGTCGTCTGCCGTGGCGTCGGCCAGCGTGTCGGAGCGCTCCCTACCGGACCTGCTGGTGGAGCTGTGCCTACGCGACAAGAGTGTGGAGATGCAGATGAGCTCGGCCAAATGTCTGACGTACATGTGTCGCGCCAACGCTCTGTCCAGCCAGGACTCCAAAATTGTGTACAAG GCCCTCCCCACACTGATCCGCATGTGTAAGAAGGACCGTTCGCTGGAGGAGAGAGTCGAGGGTGCAGAGACGTTGGCGTACCTGATCGAGGTGGATCTGGAACTGCAGCGGATCGCGAGCTACTCCGATCACCTGATCCCGACTCTGTCCGAGTTCCTGAGATATCCCTCCACACAAACCACTGTCATGGATCTCAAGCGG CTGGACTATGACATGAAGCACTCCCATGAGCTGAAGGCCGCAGCACTCATGGCATTCGCCTCACTGGGAGCCAACGATGAGGATATCAGGAAGAAG ATAATCGAGACAGAGAATCTGATGGACCATGTTGTGTGTGGACTGTCAGACCCAGTAGTTAGAGTCAGACTGGCAGCAGTCAG ATGTCTCCACAGTTTGTCCAGATCGGTTCAGCAGCTGAGAACGAGTTTCCAGGACCACGCTGTGTGGAAACCACTCATGAAA CTCTTACAGAATGCTGATGACGACATGTTGACAGTGGCCTCCTCAACCCTGTGCAACCTACTGTTGGAGTTTTCTCCTAGCAAAGAG CCTATGCTGGAATCCGGAGCTGTGGATCTGCTGTGTGATCTGACCAAGAGAGATGATCCGGCTCTTCGACTGAATGGGATCTGGGCGCTCATG AATATGGCCTTCCAGGCGGAGCAGAAGGTGAAGAGTCAGATCCTGGCGGCACTGGGGACCGATCAGCTGTTCAAACTGCTGTCTGATCCTGATGTCAATGTCCTGATGAAAACACTCGGACTCCTGAGGAACCTTCTGTCCAACAAACCT CACATTGACCACATCATGGGGATGCATGGACAACAGATCATGCAGGCCATCGTACTGATACTGGAGGGAGAACACACCATAGAAGTCAAGGAACag ACTCTGTGCATCTTAGCCAACATCTCAGACGGCACAACGGCCAAGGATTTTATCATGGCGAACGATGACGTCCTGAAAAAGATCACCAACTACATGATCCACGCTAACGTACGACTTCAGATCGCCGCTACCTTCTGTATCTCCAACCTAGTCTGGAACGAGGAAGAAG GAGCCTTGGAGCGTCAGATGAAGCTACGAGACATGGGGGTACAGAAACTGTTGCAACAGCTGCTGAGTTCCAGTGATACTGTACTGTTTGACAA GGTGAAGACAGCCTTGCAGCAGTTCACTTGA